Proteins found in one Maridesulfovibrio sp. genomic segment:
- a CDS encoding ABC transporter substrate binding protein, producing MLNKVGLFLLIALLCFVSTVQAKSKVLFIESYHSGYLWDQEVRSGLESVLQDKVELYNFQMDTKRLGTTKYGERALKAWQYYLKVKPDIVVLSDDNAMFLLSKWLLETNTPVVYVGINDNPRKYAPLGKNITGVLERPLYKRTIKYLKEMLSFDNEKALILMDNGTTSSVFRHSVFVDRDSIVIGGVQTDVKLFTDYDKWKNAVKNAANDGYKVIIIGLYHRLFDKGRNVDGEKVLCWTSENSPVPVFAFWKMSVGEGRAVGGLVLSGEAQGRAAAEIVLKIIGGKPVNSIAPVIPEQGSFIFSQSELDRWKIRLPRDIRKRAHIVK from the coding sequence ATGCTGAATAAGGTTGGTTTATTTTTACTGATTGCGTTGCTTTGTTTCGTCTCGACTGTTCAGGCAAAGTCGAAGGTTTTGTTTATTGAGAGTTATCATTCCGGTTATTTATGGGATCAGGAGGTCCGGTCCGGTCTAGAATCAGTTTTGCAGGATAAGGTTGAGCTATATAATTTCCAGATGGATACGAAGCGGTTGGGAACTACAAAGTATGGTGAACGCGCACTTAAGGCTTGGCAATATTATTTGAAAGTGAAGCCGGATATTGTTGTATTGTCAGATGATAATGCCATGTTTCTTTTGTCTAAATGGTTACTGGAGACAAATACCCCTGTTGTATATGTAGGCATCAACGATAATCCACGTAAATATGCTCCTTTAGGTAAAAATATAACAGGAGTACTTGAACGACCTCTTTATAAAAGAACAATTAAGTATTTGAAAGAAATGTTGTCTTTCGATAATGAGAAAGCTCTTATTCTGATGGACAACGGAACTACATCCAGCGTTTTCAGACATTCTGTGTTTGTAGATAGGGATAGCATAGTTATAGGCGGTGTTCAAACCGATGTTAAATTATTTACCGATTACGATAAGTGGAAAAATGCAGTTAAAAATGCCGCCAATGACGGTTACAAGGTTATAATCATAGGTTTGTATCATCGCTTGTTTGATAAAGGCCGTAATGTTGATGGCGAAAAAGTGCTCTGCTGGACCTCGGAAAATTCCCCTGTACCTGTTTTTGCTTTTTGGAAAATGAGTGTCGGCGAAGGAAGGGCCGTTGGCGGATTAGTACTGAGTGGTGAAGCGCAGGGCCGTGCCGCTGCGGAAATTGTATTGAAGATTATCGGTGGTAAACCTGTTAATTCCATAGCGCCTGTTATTCCGGAACAAGGGAGTTTTATCTTTAGCCAATCGGAACTCGACAGGTGGAAAATAAGGCTGCCCCGCGATATCAGGAAGCGGGCCCATATTGTTAAGTAA
- a CDS encoding universal stress protein has protein sequence MKNMKMLIAFDGSENSFNAIEYVGNIARHCAGCEIVILYVERLPDKDLFNDDASWEKQCAENERSMKEKLAEAAKTLLSMGVHPEEVKTEYFASCKSPFHETDICSVGRSIGMDILRIREEGEFGTIVIGRRGVSKAEEFLFGSVSTKVVQSAVGCTVWVVN, from the coding sequence ATGAAAAATATGAAAATGCTGATTGCTTTTGACGGTTCGGAAAATTCATTTAACGCGATCGAATATGTGGGCAATATTGCCCGTCATTGTGCCGGGTGCGAGATTGTGATTCTTTATGTTGAAAGGTTGCCGGATAAAGATCTTTTCAACGATGATGCATCCTGGGAAAAGCAGTGCGCCGAAAATGAGCGGTCCATGAAGGAAAAACTGGCTGAGGCTGCCAAGACACTTCTTTCCATGGGGGTTCATCCCGAAGAAGTGAAGACGGAATATTTTGCCAGTTGTAAATCCCCGTTTCATGAAACAGATATTTGTTCCGTTGGGCGCAGTATAGGGATGGATATTTTACGTATCCGGGAAGAAGGCGAGTTCGGGACTATTGTTATAGGCAGGCGCGGTGTAAGCAAGGCCGAAGAATTCCTGTTCGGTTCAGTTTCTACTAAAGTGGTCCAGTCGGCAGTTGGATGTACAGTGTGGGTGGTGAATTAA
- a CDS encoding L-serine ammonia-lyase has product MESLRELYRIGVGPSSSHTMGPRMAAESFLKNHSDASRFRVTLFESLAATGKGHLTDWAIISVLGEEKTDLIWKAEDKMPEHPNGMRFEALDDSGAVLGEWKVYSVGGGAIREEGASLSLSSPVYDLATITDIMAYCADKGISYWEYVERCEGPEIWSFLREVWKVMEESLERGLDEEGVLPGSIGLRRQAKSYYRRTKLAGPEMQFTGMTTAYALAVSEENAAGGVIVTAPTCGSCGIVPAALRYLKDIQDLKENDLIRALATAGLFGNVIKTNASISGAEVGCQGEVGTACAMASAAATQLMGGTLRQIEYAAEMGLEHHLGLTCDPVDGLVQIPCIERNACAATRALARAQMSILSDGSHRIPFDEVVEVMKETGHDLPSLYRETSGGGLAKVYNDRAK; this is encoded by the coding sequence ATGGAATCTTTGCGAGAGTTGTACCGTATCGGAGTGGGACCTTCTTCCAGTCATACAATGGGACCGCGTATGGCTGCAGAAAGTTTTTTGAAAAATCATTCTGATGCATCCCGTTTCAGGGTGACACTTTTTGAGAGTCTTGCCGCAACAGGTAAGGGCCATCTCACTGACTGGGCCATTATAAGTGTTCTCGGTGAGGAAAAAACAGATTTAATCTGGAAAGCCGAGGATAAAATGCCCGAACATCCTAACGGAATGCGCTTCGAGGCTTTGGATGATTCAGGGGCTGTTCTCGGAGAATGGAAGGTTTACAGTGTCGGCGGCGGAGCCATTCGTGAAGAAGGTGCGTCGTTATCTTTATCCTCTCCAGTTTATGATTTGGCGACAATTACCGACATCATGGCTTATTGCGCTGACAAAGGTATTTCTTACTGGGAGTATGTGGAGCGTTGTGAGGGACCGGAAATCTGGTCTTTCTTGCGCGAAGTATGGAAAGTGATGGAAGAATCACTCGAGCGCGGTCTCGATGAGGAAGGAGTCCTGCCCGGTTCCATCGGGTTACGCAGGCAGGCTAAATCCTATTACCGGCGTACAAAACTTGCCGGGCCGGAAATGCAGTTTACCGGGATGACTACAGCCTATGCTCTTGCTGTTTCCGAAGAAAACGCTGCGGGCGGGGTTATCGTTACCGCACCTACCTGCGGGTCCTGCGGTATTGTTCCGGCTGCTCTACGTTATCTTAAGGATATTCAGGATCTTAAAGAGAACGATTTGATCCGTGCCTTGGCCACTGCCGGGTTGTTCGGCAACGTAATCAAAACAAACGCTTCAATATCCGGAGCCGAAGTAGGCTGTCAGGGTGAGGTCGGTACGGCCTGCGCCATGGCTTCAGCCGCGGCTACCCAGCTGATGGGCGGAACTCTGCGCCAGATAGAATATGCGGCGGAAATGGGGCTTGAGCATCATCTGGGATTGACCTGTGATCCCGTGGACGGTTTGGTGCAGATTCCATGTATTGAACGCAATGCCTGTGCGGCGACCCGTGCCCTTGCCCGTGCCCAGATGTCCATCCTTTCTGATGGCTCCCACCGCATTCCTTTTGATGAGGTAGTGGAGGTGATGAAAGAAACAGGTCATGACCTGCCCAGTCTTTACCGTGAGACTTCAGGCGGCGGACTGGCCAAAGTATATAATGATCGCGCGAAGTAA
- a CDS encoding arsenate reductase ArsC, with amino-acid sequence MDNKLNLLFLCTGNSCRSQMAEGWTRHLKSDRINVYSAGIEIHGLNPAAVKVMKEAGVDISGHKSQHIDEFKDVPIDIVVTVCNHAHETCPFFPGGSKVVHVGFDDPPQMAKEVAQKGGSAEDQLDCYRNVRDEIMKFVEALPEGLVE; translated from the coding sequence ATGGATAATAAGTTGAATCTTCTTTTTTTGTGTACAGGCAATTCCTGCCGTAGTCAGATGGCGGAAGGGTGGACCAGGCACCTGAAAAGTGACCGGATTAATGTATATTCCGCAGGGATTGAAATACACGGCCTTAATCCGGCTGCGGTAAAAGTTATGAAAGAAGCCGGAGTGGATATATCCGGCCATAAATCACAGCATATTGATGAATTTAAGGATGTCCCTATTGATATTGTAGTTACGGTCTGCAATCACGCGCATGAGACCTGCCCTTTTTTTCCCGGTGGCAGCAAGGTGGTTCATGTGGGCTTTGACGATCCGCCGCAAATGGCGAAAGAAGTCGCGCAGAAGGGTGGCTCGGCTGAAGATCAGCTGGATTGTTACCGCAATGTCCGGGATGAAATCATGAAGTTTGTGGAAGCTCTGCCTGAAGGTCTGGTTGAGTAA